The genomic DNA TCGCGACCCTCCTGCGCGGCAAGCACAAGCCGACCTTCGCGCCGCACGTCGACGGCGGCGACTTCGTCGTCGTGGTCAACGCGTCGAAGATCTCCCTCGGCGGCAGCAAGGGCACGGACAAGATCTACCACCGCCACTCCGGTCGCCCGGGTGGCCTGAAGTCGGTCCCCGCCGGCGAGCTGCTCGCCCGCGACCCGCGCAAGGTCGTCGAGCTCGCGGTCTGGGGCATGCTCCCCAAGAACCGCCTCTCGCGGCAGCTCATCAAGAAGCTCAAGGTCTACGCGGGCCCGGAGCACCCCCACACCGCCCAGCAGCCGCAGCCCTTCGCGATCACGCAGGTCGTGCAGCAGCAGCCCGCCGCGGTCTGACCAGACTCCCGACACCCAGATCTTCGACAGGAACTCCTGCAGTGACCGACACCACCACCGAGATCGCCCCCATCACCGAGGGTGACCGCGAGATCGCCTACCGCTCCGAGGCCAACCCCGGCGCCACCGCGGGCAACCGCCCGGCCGTCGTGGCCGCGGCCGGCGCCACCGGCCGCCGCAAGGAGGCGATCGCCCGCGTGCGCATCGTCCCGGGCAGCGGCCAGTGGACGATCAACGGCCGCGACCTCGAGAACTACTTCCCGAACAAGGTGCACCAGCAGATCGTCGAGGAGCCCTTCGGCACCGCCGCGGTGTCCGGCTCGTACGACGTCATCGCCCGCATCCACGGCGGCGGTGTCACCGGCCAGGCCGGTGCGCTGCGCCTCGGGATCGCCCGCTGCCTCAACGCCGTGGACGAGGAGGCGAGCCGCCCCGCGCTGAAGAAGGCCGGGATGCTCACCCGCGACGCCCGCATCAAGGAGCGCAAGAAGGCCGGTCTCAAGAAGGCCCGCAAGGCTCCTCAGTACTCCAAGCGCTGATCGCGCCTGCGGCGTCTCGTCCGTTTCGTCTGGTTGGGTGAGGGCGTGGGTCGTCTCTTCGGCACCGACGGGGTGCGCGGTCGTGCGAACGACGCGCTCACCGCCGAGCTCGCGCTCGACCTCGGTGTCGCGGCGGCCCACGTGCTCGCCGAGGCGGGCGAGTTCCGCGGCCACCGGCCCTTCGCGGTCGTCGGCCGCGACCCGCGCGCCTCGGGGGAGTTCCTCGAGGCGGCGGTCGTCGCCGGGCTCGCGAGCGCCGGCGTGGACGTCGTCCGGGTCGGCGTGGTGCCGACCCCGGGCGTCGCCTTCCTCACCGGCCGGCAGGGCGCCGACCTCGGCGTGATGCTGTCGGCGAGCCACAACCCGATGCCCGACAACGGCATCAAGTTCTTCGCCCGCGGCGGCGTCAAGCTCGACGACGCCGTGGAGGACATGATCGAGGCGCGGCTCCGCGAGCCCTGGGCCCGCCCCACCGGCGGCGGGGTCGGCCGGGTCCGCGACGAGCCGTCGCTCGTCGAGGCGTACGTCGCCCACCTGGTCTCCAGCGTGGGCACCCCGGTGAGCCTCGAGGGCATCAAGGTCGTCATCGACTGCGCGAACGGGGCCGCATTCGTCGCCGGCCCGGCCGCCTTCGAGGCCCAGGGCGCCGAGGTCGTCCGGATCCACGCCGAGCCCGACGGTCTGAATATCAACCGTGACTGCGGCTCGACCCACATGGACTCGCTGCGCGCGGCCGTCGTCGAGCACGGCGCCGACCTCGGCATCGCCCTCGACGGCGACGCCGACCGCTGCCTCGCGGTCGACGCCACGGGCCGCGTGGTCGACGGCGACCAGATCCTCGCCGTGCTGGCCCTCGCGCTGCGCGAGAGCGGCCGGCTCAAGAACGACACCGTCGTGGCGACGGTGATGAGCAACCTCGGGCTCCTGCAGGCGATGCGCCGCGCCGACGTCGCGGTCGAGCAGACCGCGGTCGGCGACCGCTACGTCCTCGAGGCGATGAAGGCCTCCGGGCACACCCTCGGCGGCGAGCAGTCGGGGCACGTGATCATGTCCGAGCACTCGACCACCGGCGACGGCGTCCTCACCGCCCTGCACCTCGCGAGCCGGATGGCGACCTCGGGCCGGAGCCTCGCCGAGCTAGCGGGCGTCATGCACCGCCTGCCGCAGGTGCTCGTCAACGTCTCCGGCGTCGACAAGGCCCGGGCCGGCACCGACGAGGGCCTCCTGGCCGCGGTCGCGCAGGCCCAGGCCGAGCTGGGCGACGCGGGCCGCGTGCTGCTGCGCCCGTCGGGCACCGAGGCCCTGGTCCGGGTGATGGTCGAGGCCGAGAGCTACGACGTCGCCGACTCGGTGGCGCAGGGCCTCTCCGAGGTGGTCCGCGATCGGCTGGCCCTGTGAGGCCACAGCCGCGCAGGACGCGGACGCGATGACCAGACCGGCGACCCCCGACGCCGGTCCTACCAAGTCGGGTCTCAGCCTGGAGCGCCGGGTCGGTCGCTTCACCCTGCTCATCGTCGCCCTGGCGGTCCTCGTCACCGGTCTCAGCGCTTACGCGGCCACCCGGGCGACCACGGTGAGGGCGATCGACGACGTCCTGGACGCGGCGGCCGCACAGGCGCTCCGCGGGCTCGGCCCCGATCCGTCGCCGGCGGCGGTCCGGCGCTACCTCTCCCGCAGCGCGGGCCTGGGCGTCGTCGTCACGACCGTCGTCTCGGCCGACGGGACGACCGTCGCCGGCCCCGGCGCCGGTGTGGTCCCGGTGGACGCCCAGGGGTTCCAGGTCGCCCGCACGGGGTCGGGCCTGCACCGGACGACGGTCCGGACGACGGCCGGGACCTTCCGCGTGCTCGTGCTCCCGATGGGGGACAGGCCTGGGCAGGCCCTGCTGGTGGCGCGCTCGCTCTCGACCATCCAGCAGATCCTGCAGGCGCTGGCCGCGTCCCTCCTCGTCTTCGGCCTCCTCAGCGTCCTCGCGGCGGGCGGGGTGGGCCGTCGGGTGGCCCGGGCCGGCGTGGCCCCGGTCAGGAGCCTCACGCGCGAGGTCGAGCAGCGGGCGGTGAAGGACGAGCTCTCGCCCGTGCGGGTCGAGCGGGACGACGAGCTCGGTCGCCTCGCGACGGCCTTCAACCACCTCCTCGAGACGATCGCCGTCTCCCGCGTGCGCCAGGCCCGCTTCGTCGCCGACGCGGGCCACGAGCTGCGCACGCCGTTGACCAGCATGCGCACCAACGTGGAGCTGCTGGTCGCCGACAGCCAGCGCGCGATGCTGCCCCCCGACGACCGGCTGACGATCATGCGTGACGTCCAGGCGCAGCTGGTGGAGTTCTCCACGCTGGTCAGCGACCTCGTCGGGTTGACCCGGGAGGACCGGACGGCGGCCGAGCTCGGCGACGTCGACCTCACGGCCGTGCTGGAGGAGGCGGTCGACCGGACGAGCATGCGGGCCACCGGGCTGCGCTGGCAGGTCGACCTCGACCCCGTGCACGTGAACGGTGACGCCGACCTGCTCGTCCGGGCGCTGGGCAACGTGCTGGACAACGCCGTGAAGTTCTCCCCGGTCGGGGGGACGATCACGGTCAGCCTGCATGGCGGGGAGATCCGCGTCGCGGACGAGGGCCGCGGGGTGGAGCCGGCGGAGCGCCCGTTCGTCTTCGACCGCTTCTACCGCGCTGAGGCGTCCCGGGCCACGCCCGGCACCGGGCTCGGCCTCGCGATCACCGAGTCCGTGGTGCACCAGCACGGCGGGACCGTGCTCGTGACCGACGCCCCGGGCGGCGGCGCGCTGTTCGTCGTGACCCTCCCGACCACGAAGCCGCGCACCGCTCTCGACGACGCGATGGGTGCCGTCTAGGTCGTGTTGATCAAGTCCCGGCAGGTGCTGACGGGGCATCCGCGCCCGGTCCGGCTAGCCGGAGGAGCGAGAGCGCAGCGGGCTGCGCCGAGCGAGGCCGGCGCAGCCGGTCGGGATGCGGGGCCTCGTCAGCGCCCGTCGGACTTGATCAACGCGACCTAGCTCACCTGGGCCCGGTCGCGTCGGGTCAGGGGGCCGTGACTGCCTGGAAGAGCTGGGCCACGCCGGGCAGGACGCCGAGCGCGGCGAGGACCAGGGCGACGACCACGACCACGAGGGTCAGCAGCAGCGAGAACGCGAGGACGCCGAAGGCGCCGAAGAACCCGGCCTTGAAGGCCGTGCCGGCGCTGAGCCGGGCGGGGGCCGGCTGCGGGACGTGCTCGTGGGCCATGGCCCCACCGTAGCCGCGGGGACCGGCACGGGTGCCCGGCGCGACGGTCCGTCGAGGGATTGTCCCTGAACTCGTACGAAGGCGGCGCGACCACCGACCCGCGGCCCCGGCGGCTCAGACCTTGCGGATCCGCACCCACTCGACGCGGTGGTCGGCGCCCTTGCGCAGGATCGCGGTGGCCCGCCCGCGCGTCGGCAGGATGTTCTCGTGCAGGTTCGGGCCGTTGATTGTGTCCCACAGGTGCTCGGCGCGCGCCACGGCCTGCTCCGACGTCAGCTCGGCGTAGCGGGTGAAGTACGAGCGCGGGTCGCGGAAGGCGGTCTCGCGCAGCGACAGGAAGCGCGAGACGTACCAGGAGCGGATCTCCGCCGCGTCGGCGTCGACGTAGACCGAGAAGTCGAAGAAGTCGCTGACGGCCAGCCCGTTCGTGCCGTCGGAGCGGGCGACGGCCGGCTGCAGCACGTTGAGGCCCTCGACGATGAGGATGTCGGGCGAGCTGATCGTCTGCCGCCGCCCGGGGACGATGTCGTAGACGAGGTGGCTGTAGACGGGCACCTCCACCTCGGGACGTCCTGACTTCACGTCCACCACGAACTGCAGCAGCGCGCGCCGGTCGTACGACTCCGGGAAGCCCTTGCGCTCCATCAGCCCCCGCCGCGCCAGCTCGGCGTTGGGGTGCAGGAAGCCGTCGGTCGTCACGAGCGCGACCTTGGGGTGGCCCGGCCAGGCGGCCAGCAGCTCGCGCAGCAGGCGGGCGGTCGTCGACTTGCCCACGGCCACCGAGCCGGCGATGCCGATCACGAACGGGGTGCGGCCCACCGAGAGGTGCAGGAAGTCGCCGGTGCTGCGGTGCAGCTCGCCGGTGAGGTCGACGTAGCGCGTGAGCAGCCCCGACAGCGGCAGGTAGACCTCGCGCACGTCCATCAGCGAGGTGGGGTCGTCGAGGCCGCGGAGCCGCTCGAGGGTCGCCGTGTCGAGGCTGAAGGCGTCGAGCGCGTCGCTCGCGGCGAGCGCCGCCCAGTCGGCCCGGCTGCGCTCCACGTACGGGCTGGAGGGGGCCTCGACGTCGAGCGCCTGCGACTGCGTCACGGTCGGCCAGAGTAGTGGCCGGTCGTGCGCGCGGAACCTCTCGCCACGGGGCGGGCGACGCGGCGGAGGATTCCTCCGGTTCCGGGCCGGGCCGCCGCGCTCCCGTAGGCTGCGCCGCATGTGCGGAATCGTCGGCTACGTGGGTCCGAGGCCGGCCCTCGGTGTCGTGGTCGAGGGGCTGCGCCGCCTCGAGTACCGCGGCTACGACTCTGCCGGCGTGGCCGTGGTCAGCGACGGGCGCGGTGCTGCCGAGGGGGGACGACCCCCCTCCGACCCCCCGACCAGGCGCATCCACGTGGCCAAGAAGGCCGGCAAGATCGCGAACCTCGACGCCGAGCTCGCGGCGCACGCGCTGCCCGCCGACGGGCTCGGTCTCGGCCACACCCGCTGGGCCACCCACGGCGGCCCGACCGACGTCAACGCGCACCCGCACGTGTCGGCCGACGGCCGGGTCGCCGTCGTGCACAACGGCATCATCGAGAACTTCGCGGCGCTGCGCACCGAGCTCGCCGAGGACGGCGTCACCTGCGTCTCCGAGACCGACACCGAGGTCGTCGCGCACCTGCTCGGCCAGCAGGTCTCGGCCGGGGTCGGGCTGCCCGAGGCGATGCGGCTCGTCTGCCACCGCCTCCAGGGCGCGTTCACCCTCGTCGCGGTCGACGCGCAGGGCCCTCGCCAGGTCGTGGCCGCACGACGGAACTCACCCCTCGTCGTCGGCGTGGGGGATGGTGAGAACTTCCTCGCCTCCGACGTCGCGGCCTTCATCGAGCACACCCGCGACGCGATCGAGCTGGGCCAGGACCAGGTCGTGGTGATCACCGACTCCGACGTCACGGTCACCGACTTCGACGGCGTGCCGGCCGACGTGCGCCCCTTCCACGTCGACTGGGACCTCTCGGCCGCGGAGAAGGGCGGCTTCGACTGGTTCATGCGCAAGGAGATCTACGAGCAGCCCAAGGCCGTCGCCGACACCCTTCTCGGGCGCCACGACGAGAACGGGCGCCTGACGCTGGACGAGGTGCGCATCTCCGAGGAGGAGCTGCGCCGCATCGACAAGATCATCATCATCGCCTGCGGCACCGCCTCGTACGCGGGCCTGGTCGCCAAGTACGCGATCGAGCACTGGACGCGCATCCCCTGCGAGGTCGAGCTCGCGAGCGAGTTCCGCTACCGCGACCCGATCGTGGGCCCGACGACCCTCGTCGTCGCCATCAGCCAGTCCGGCGAGACCGCGGACACGCTGATGGCCATCCGGCACGCCCGCGAGCAGCGCGCCCGCGTGCTGGCCGTGTGCAACACCAACGGCGCGACCATCCCGCGCGAGTCCGACGCGGTGATCTACACCCACGCCGGCCCGGAGATCAGCGTCGCCTCGACCAAGGGCTTCCTCACCCAGATCGTCGCCTGCTACCTGCTCGGGCTCTACCTCGCGCAGGTGCGCGGCACCAAGTTCGGCGACGAGATCGCCTCCACGATGGCCGAGCTCGCGGCGATGCCGGACGCGATCGCCTCGGTGCTGGAGGACATGGACCCGGTGCTCAAGCTCGCGGCCGACTTCGCCGAGGAGCGGGTGGTGCTCTTCCTCGGGCGCCACGTCGGCTACCCGGTGGCGCTCGAGGGCGCGCTCAAGCTCAAGGAGCTGGCCTACATCCACGCCGAGGGCTTCGCCGCCGGCGAGCTCAAGCACGGCCCGATCGCGCTCATCGAGGACGGGCTGCCGGTCTTCGTGGTGATCCCGCCGCGCGGGCGCGACATGCTGCACGACAAGGTCCTGTCCAACCTGCAGGAGGTCCGGGCGCGCGGTGCGCGCACGGTCGTGCTCGCCGAGGCCGACGACGACGAGGTGCTGCCGTACGCCGACGTGCTCGTCCCGCTGCCGAAGGTCTCGACCCTGCTGCAGCCGCTGCTCGCGACCGTGCCGCTGCAGATGTTCGCCTGCGAGCTCGCGACCCTCAAGGGCCACGACGTCGACCAGCCCCGCAACCTGGCCAAGTCCGTCACCGTCGAGTGATCGTCGGCGTCGGGATCGACGTCTGCGACGTCGAGCGGTTCGGCCAGACGCTGCAGCGGCGGCCCGGGCTCGTCGCGCGGCTGTTCACCCCCGCCGAGGCCGAGCGGCCGGTGGCGTCGCTGGCCGCCCGGTTCGCGGCCAAGGAGGCGCTGGCCAAGGCGCTCGGCGCCCCGCAGGGGATGTCGTGGCAGGACGCCGAGGTCGTGACCGACCCGACCGGACGGCCGACGTTCGTCGTGCGGGGGACCGTCGCCGCGCAGGCCGAGGCCGCCGGCATCACCTCGATCCACGTGAGCCTGTCCCACGACGCCGGCATCGCCTCCGCCGTCGTGGTCTGCGAGGGCTGACGTCGCGGAGCCTTCCGGACGACTCGATAGGGTCGCGGACGTGCAGGCCTTCACCGTCGAGCAGGTCCGTCGGCTGGAACGGGCCGCGATGGGCCCGCAGGACGACGGCACCCTGATGCAGCGCGCCGCGGCGGGGCTGGCGGCGGTGCTCGCCGACGAGCTGCGGACCCGTGCGGGCCACGTCTACGGCACCCACGTCCTCGTCCTGGTCGGTCCGGGCAACAACGGCGGCGACGCCCTGTGGGCCGCGGCCCGGCTGGCGCGCCGCGGGGTGCGGGTCGACGCGGTCGGCGTCCTCGGCACGCCGCACGCGGAGGGCCTGGCCGCCCTGCGCGCCGCGGGCGGCCGGGTGGTCGGGACCGAGGCCCTCGCCGCGCTCGACGCGTACGACCTCGCGGTGGACGGCGTCCTCGGCATCGGCGGCCGTCCGGGCCTGCCCGACGACGTCGCCGACCTAGTCGGGCGGCTGGCGGACGCCTGCGTCCCGGTCGTCGCGGTCGACCTGCCCTCGGGCGTCGCGGCCGACACCGGCGCCGTCCCCGGTGCGGCGGTCAGCGCGGCCGTGACCGTGACCTTCGGCGTGGCCAAGCCCTGCCACCTCCTCGAGCCCGCCCGCGCCCGTACGGGTCGGCTCGTGCTCGTCGACATCGGCCTCGACACCTCCGCCGAGGAGCCCGAGCTCGACGCCTGGGACGCCGCGCGCGTGGCGGACGCCTGGCCCTGGCCCGCCCGCTCGAGCGACAAGTACGCCAAGGGCGTCGTCGGGGTCGACTGCGGTTCCGAGACCTACCCCGGCGCCGGGATCATGGCCACCTACGGCGCCGTGCACGGCGGGGCCGGGATGGTGCGGTTCGTCGGGCCGGAGTCCGCCCGGGCGACCATCACCGCGAACCTGCCCGACGTCGTCTTCGCCCCGGGCCGTGTGCAGGCCCACCTGCTCGGCTCGGGCTGGGGCGAGCGCGCCGACGGAGACCGGGCCGTGGCCGACGCGGTGGCCTCCGAGGTGCCCGGCGTGCTCGACGCCGACGGCATCGGCCACCGCCCCGACCGGCTGCCCGACTCGTGGCTGCTGACGCCGCACGCCGGTGAGCTCGCCCGGCTGCTCGGTATCGAGCGCTCGGAGGTCGAGGACGACCCGCTCGCCGCGGTGCGGGCCGGGGCGGGGCGGACCGGGGCGACCGTGCTGCTCAAGGGGGCGACGCAGCTCGTCGCGCGACCCGGCGTCCGCACGGTCGAGGTCGCCGTGCCCGGCCCGTCCTGGACCGGACGCGCGGGCTCGGGCGACACGCTCGGCGGGCTGTGCGCCGCGGTGCTCGCCTCCGGCCGTCCCGCGCACGAGGCCGCGGTGCTCGGGGCCTCGCTCCAGGCGCAGACCGCCGCCGCGCACCCCGGGCCGCTGCCGCCTCACGTCCTCGCCGAGCGGTGCGCCGACCGGCTGGGCGCCTGGTGGCAGGAGCGGCACCCGTGAGCGGCGCGGCGGGCACCGACCCGCTGCCGGCGTACGGACCCGCGATCGACCCGGCGACCGCGAGCGCCGACGTGGACCTCGCCGCGCTCCGCGCCAACGTCGCCGTGCTCGCCGGGCACGTCGGCGCCGCCGCGCTGATGGTCGTGGTCAAGGCCGACGCGTACGGGCACGGGATGCTCGTGTGCGCCCGCGAGGCCCGGGCCGCCGGGGCCGGCTGGCTCGGTGTCGCGACCCCGGGCGAGGCGCTCGCGCTGCGGACCGCCGGCGACACCGGGCTGCTGATGTGCTGGCTCTACGGGCCCTCCGAGGACCTCAGCCCCCTCGTCGCGGCGGACGTCGACGTCTCCGCCTCCAGCGCCGAGGACGTCTCCCGGCTGGCCGCGGCCGCCGCGGTGGCCGAACGTCCGGCCCGCGTGCACCTCAAGGTGGACACCGGCCTGACCCGCAACGGCGCGCCCGAGGCCGGCTGGGACGAGCTCTTCGCCGCGGTCGCCGAGGCCGTCGGCGCTGGTGCGCTCCGCCTGGTCGGGCTCTGGTCGCACCTCGCCGCGGCCGACGAGCCGGGCCACCCCTCGGTCGCGGTGCAGCTCGCCGCCTTCGACCGCGCGTACCAGCAGGCGCGCCTGGCCGGGCTCGAGCCCGAGCTGCGCCACCTGGCCAACTCCGCCGGGGCGATGGTCCTGCCCGAGGCGCGCTTCGACCTCGTGCGGGTCGGCATCGCGGCGTACGGGGTCGAGCCCGCCCCCGGGCTCGCCGCGCTCGCCGGCGTGACGCTGACCCCCGTGATGCGCCTGCGGGCCCAGCTCGCCCTGGTCAAGCGCATCCCGGCCGGCGCCGGGGTGTCCTACGGCTGGACCTGGACCGCGCCCGAGGACACCGTCGTCGGGCTGGTCCCGCTGGGCTACGCCGACGGGGTGCCGCGGCACGCGGGCAACGTCGCCGAGGTGACCGTCCGCGGTCGCCGCGCTCCCGTGCGCGGCCGGATCTGCATGGACCAGCTCGTCGTCGAGCTGGGGTCGGGGAGCCGGGCCGAGCCCGGCGACGAGGTCACGCTGTTCGGCGCGGGGCCGGACGTCCCGACCGCCGCCGACTGGGCCGCGGTCTGCGGGACCATCGGCTACGAGGTCGTCACGCGCATCGGGGCACGCGTGCCGCGCCGCTACCTGAACCCGACCGCGACCCCCTCGGCCACGGTGGCGGAGGTCCGCTGATGGCCTCGCGCGACCTGGTCCGCAGCGGCACCCGCAGCGCCGGCCGGCTGCTCCGGGCGCGGCCGCGCCGTCCCTCGGCCCGTCCGAACCCCTCCCTGCCCTCGTGGGTGGGCGGCGGCCTGGGCCACCACCTCGGGGCCGGCGTCGGGCTGGTCGCGGGCGTGCTCGCCCTCGCGGCCGGCGGGGTCGCCGCGGGACTCGAGCTCGAGAAGCGCGTCGTCAGCAAGCGGATCGGCCGGGCGGACGTCGAGGACGCGAAGATCGTCCCGCCGCGCTCGAGCGGGCCCGCGCTGCGCACCCCGGACGGGGTGCCGCTCCACGTCGAGGTCGACGAGCGGGCGGAGGACCCGGCGGCCGCGTACGGCAACCCCCTGCCGCCGCTGCCCGAGGACGCGCCGACGCTCGTGCTGGTCCACGGCTACGCGCTGAGCATGGACTGCTGGCTCTACCAGCGCGAGCACTTCCGCGGCCGGGTGCGCGAGGTGCTCTACGACCAGCGCTCGCACGGCCGTTCGGGGCACTCCTCGGCGGAGTACTGCCGGGTGCCGCAGCTCGCGGAGGACCTCCGGCAGGTGCTCGCGGAGGTCACCGGCGACGGGCCCGTCGTGCTCGTCGGGCACTCGATGGGCGCGATGACGATCATGCACCTGGCGCTGTCCCACCCCGAGCTGTTCGGCCCGCAGGTCAAGGGGGTCGCGCTCTTCTCCACCTCGGCGGGCGAGATGGCCGACTACTCCCCGGTGCGCGCCATCCCGGGCCGGGTGTTCTCGCGCGTCGCGCCGCCGCTGCTCGCCGGGCTCAACCGCGTCCCGGACCTCGTGGAGCGGAGCCGGCGGGCCGGCACCGACCTCGGCTTCGTGGTGACGAAGCGGATGGCCTTCGGCTCCGACGTGCCCGCGAACCTCGTCGAGCTCACCAGCGAGATGCTCGGCGAGACCTCGCTGGAGGTCGTGGCCGACTTCTACCCGACCTTCTCCGAGCTCGACGAGTACGAGGCCTTCACGGTGATGAGCCAGGTGCCGTGCGCGGTGGTCGGCGGCCTCGACGACGTGATCACGCCCATCGAGCACACCGACAAGATCATCGAGCTGATGCCGCAGGCCACCGCGCTGCGGGTGCCGGACTGCGGGCACCTCGGCCTGATGGAGCACCCCGACGTCTTCGACGCCGTCCTCGACGACCTGTACGACCGGGTGCTGGAGCGCGCCGCTGGGACTGACCAGGGAGCTGACCGTGCCTGAGACCCTCCGCGTCGCCACCACCGAGCTCGTCGAGCGGGCCGCCGGGCTCGCCGCGTCCGGTCGCCGGGTGCTGCTCGGCATCACGGGTCCGCCCGGTGCGGGCAAGACCACGCTGGCGCGGACGCTCGTCGGCGCGCTCGGCCCGGAGCTGGCGGTGCTGGTGCCCATGGACGGCTTCCACCTCGCCGACACCACGCTCGTGGCCTGGGGGAGCCGGGCGCGCAAGGGCGCGCTCGACACCTTCGACGTCGGCGGATACGTGTCGCTGCTCCGGCGGCTGCGCGACCAGCGGGAGCCGTACGTGCACGCGCCCGAGTTCGACCGGGCGAGCGAGACCTCGCTGGGCTCGGCCCTGCCGGTGCCGCGCGAGGTGCCGCTCGTCGTCACCGAGGGCAACTACCTCCTCAGCACCACGGGGGAGTGGGCGGAGGTGGCCCGGCTGCTCGACCAGGTGTGGTTCATCGACGTGCCCGACGACGTCCGCGTCGGCCGTCTCGTGCGCCGGCGGGAGTCCTACGGGTCCGACCACGCGGAGGCGCTCGCCTGGGCGACCGGCAGCGACCAGGTCAACGCCGACGTCGTCGCCGCGACCCGCGGGCGGGCCGACCTCGCGGTGACGCTCGCGGGCTGAGCGGCGGAGGGCCGCTGACCGCCTGGCGGAGGACCGACGTGGGGTCGCAGGCCGCCGTTTCGACTCCGCGGGGCCAGGACTGTACACTGAGAGCAACCCGAGCGGCACAT from Microlunatus sagamiharensis includes the following:
- a CDS encoding alpha/beta fold hydrolase, producing MASRDLVRSGTRSAGRLLRARPRRPSARPNPSLPSWVGGGLGHHLGAGVGLVAGVLALAAGGVAAGLELEKRVVSKRIGRADVEDAKIVPPRSSGPALRTPDGVPLHVEVDERAEDPAAAYGNPLPPLPEDAPTLVLVHGYALSMDCWLYQREHFRGRVREVLYDQRSHGRSGHSSAEYCRVPQLAEDLRQVLAEVTGDGPVVLVGHSMGAMTIMHLALSHPELFGPQVKGVALFSTSAGEMADYSPVRAIPGRVFSRVAPPLLAGLNRVPDLVERSRRAGTDLGFVVTKRMAFGSDVPANLVELTSEMLGETSLEVVADFYPTFSELDEYEAFTVMSQVPCAVVGGLDDVITPIEHTDKIIELMPQATALRVPDCGHLGLMEHPDVFDAVLDDLYDRVLERAAGTDQGADRA
- a CDS encoding nucleoside/nucleotide kinase family protein, whose translation is MPETLRVATTELVERAAGLAASGRRVLLGITGPPGAGKTTLARTLVGALGPELAVLVPMDGFHLADTTLVAWGSRARKGALDTFDVGGYVSLLRRLRDQREPYVHAPEFDRASETSLGSALPVPREVPLVVTEGNYLLSTTGEWAEVARLLDQVWFIDVPDDVRVGRLVRRRESYGSDHAEALAWATGSDQVNADVVAATRGRADLAVTLAG